A region of Nitrosomonas stercoris DNA encodes the following proteins:
- a CDS encoding IS5 family transposase ISNieu4, with protein MKNTDTAGQKGYDAGKKISGIKRHIAVDTQGLPHAIAVTTAEVTDRKGALQALEHCRPSLGKVQSLLCDSGYTGEPFAEGVREILGKLVTVQIAKRSELHTFAVIPKRWVVERSFAWLEKNRRLWKNCERKLNTSLQFIQLAFLALLLKRF; from the coding sequence GTGAAAAACACGGACACGGCGGGCCAGAAGGGTTATGACGCTGGCAAGAAGATCTCTGGTATCAAGCGTCACATCGCAGTTGATACCCAGGGCTTGCCGCATGCCATTGCGGTGACGACGGCAGAAGTGACTGACCGCAAAGGGGCGTTGCAAGCCCTGGAGCACTGCAGACCAAGCTTGGGAAAAGTACAAAGTCTGCTGTGCGATAGCGGCTATACCGGAGAACCATTTGCTGAAGGCGTGCGAGAAATTCTAGGAAAACTGGTTACGGTGCAGATTGCCAAGCGCAGTGAATTGCATACCTTCGCCGTTATCCCCAAGCGTTGGGTGGTGGAGCGCAGCTTTGCCTGGCTGGAGAAGAATCGACGGTTGTGGAAAAACTGCGAGCGTAAACTCAATACCAGCTTGCAATTCATTCAGCTGGCATTCCTGGCTCTTTTGCTTAAAAGATTTTGA
- a CDS encoding protein GrpE, whose product MQESHNQKPIDEQNLSETEETLTTQHADVSTENTENVEHEQEVASSLEQRLEQAEAKATEYQDAWLRAKAETENMRKRAQADITNAHKYAIDKFATELLAVMDSLDAALAVENCTVESLKDGVTLTRKQLVTIFEKFNVHSIDPQGEKFDPHQHEAMCEVESDLPAKTVAQVMQKGYRLNDRVIRPAMVAVSKTKST is encoded by the coding sequence ATGCAAGAGTCACACAATCAGAAGCCGATTGACGAACAAAATTTATCGGAAACGGAAGAGACTTTGACGACGCAACATGCGGATGTATCGACTGAAAATACAGAAAATGTCGAACACGAACAGGAGGTTGCTTCCAGCCTTGAGCAGCGGTTGGAACAAGCGGAAGCAAAAGCAACTGAGTATCAGGATGCCTGGTTACGCGCCAAAGCGGAAACTGAAAATATGCGTAAACGCGCGCAAGCAGATATTACCAATGCGCATAAATATGCCATTGATAAATTCGCCACTGAGTTACTTGCTGTCATGGATAGTCTAGATGCTGCCTTGGCAGTCGAGAATTGTACGGTTGAAAGCTTAAAAGATGGTGTCACGTTGACTCGCAAGCAACTGGTAACGATATTTGAAAAATTCAACGTGCATAGCATTGATCCACAAGGAGAAAAATTCGATCCTCATCAGCATGAGGCGATGTGTGAAGTGGAATCAGATTTACCTGCCAAAACCGTTGCGCAAGTTATGCAAAAAGGCTATCGGCTGAATGATCGGGTCATACGCCCTGCTATGGTGGCAGTATCCAAGACAAAGAGCACTTGA
- a CDS encoding chaperone protein DnaK: MAKIIGIDLGTTNSCVSVMENNKSKVIENSEGARTTPSIVAYTEDDEILVGASAKRQAVTNPENTLFAIKRLIGRRFDEDVVQKDISVTPYKIVKADNNDAWIEARGKKIAPPEVSAQVLMKMKKTAEDYLGEPVTEAVITVPAYFNDSQRQATKDAGRIAGLEVKRIINEPTAAALAFGLDKKEGDRKIAVYDLGGGTFDISIIEIAEVEGEHQFEVLATNGDTFLGGEDFDSRIIEYLVDEFKKESGIDLKKDMLALQRLKDAAEKAKIELSSSQQTEVNLPYITADSSGPKHLAIKITRAKLESLVDELIERTAGPCRTALKDANLSVSDIDDVILVGGQTRMPKVQEKVKEIFGKDPRKDVNPDEAVAIGASIQGGVLQGDVKDVLLLDVTPLSLGIETLGGVMTKLIQKNTTIPTKAHQVFSTAEDSQTAVTIHVLQGEREMASGNKSLGQFNLTDIPPAPRGMPQIEVTFDIDANGILHVSAKDKATGKENKIKIQASSGLSEDEIQKMVQDAEAHAEEDKKALELVTSRNQCDAMIHSVKKSLEEYGDKLDGDEKSKIEAALKDAEEALKSDNKDEIDVKTQALTEASHKLAEKMYAQEQAQAGQADAGSAAADQSTEQPVEGEVVDAEFEEVKDKK; encoded by the coding sequence ATGGCAAAGATAATTGGCATTGACTTGGGAACCACAAATTCCTGCGTTTCTGTTATGGAAAACAATAAATCCAAAGTCATCGAAAATTCCGAAGGGGCAAGGACTACCCCATCAATTGTTGCGTATACGGAAGACGATGAAATTTTAGTGGGCGCCTCTGCCAAACGGCAAGCGGTTACCAACCCGGAAAACACTCTGTTCGCAATTAAGCGTCTGATTGGCCGTCGCTTTGATGAAGACGTGGTACAGAAAGATATCAGCGTGACACCTTATAAGATTGTCAAAGCTGATAACAATGATGCGTGGATTGAAGCGCGTGGCAAAAAAATTGCCCCTCCGGAAGTTTCCGCACAAGTGCTGATGAAAATGAAAAAAACAGCAGAAGATTATCTGGGTGAACCGGTAACAGAGGCTGTCATTACAGTTCCTGCTTATTTCAATGATTCTCAGCGTCAGGCTACCAAAGATGCCGGGCGTATTGCCGGGCTGGAAGTTAAACGTATTATTAATGAGCCTACTGCTGCCGCATTAGCGTTTGGTCTGGATAAAAAAGAAGGCGATCGCAAAATCGCCGTCTATGATCTGGGTGGTGGAACGTTTGATATTTCAATCATTGAAATTGCTGAGGTAGAAGGTGAGCATCAGTTTGAGGTATTAGCAACTAATGGCGATACTTTCCTGGGCGGGGAAGATTTTGACTCTAGAATCATTGAGTATCTGGTAGATGAATTCAAGAAAGAAAGTGGCATTGATCTGAAGAAAGACATGCTGGCTTTGCAGCGACTTAAAGATGCTGCCGAGAAAGCCAAAATTGAATTGTCTTCCAGCCAGCAAACAGAAGTGAATCTGCCCTATATCACAGCAGATTCATCTGGCCCTAAGCATTTGGCTATCAAGATTACACGTGCAAAATTGGAAAGTTTGGTGGATGAGCTGATTGAGCGTACTGCAGGCCCGTGCCGCACCGCGCTTAAGGATGCCAATTTATCCGTATCTGATATTGATGATGTAATTCTGGTGGGCGGTCAAACTCGCATGCCGAAAGTGCAGGAAAAAGTTAAGGAGATTTTTGGCAAGGATCCACGTAAAGACGTGAATCCTGACGAAGCAGTAGCAATTGGTGCATCCATTCAAGGAGGCGTGCTGCAAGGCGATGTCAAAGACGTGCTGTTGCTGGATGTTACACCACTATCGCTGGGTATTGAAACCTTGGGTGGCGTGATGACCAAGCTCATCCAGAAAAACACTACCATTCCAACCAAAGCGCATCAAGTGTTCTCAACAGCGGAAGATAGCCAAACAGCTGTGACTATTCATGTGCTGCAAGGTGAACGTGAGATGGCATCCGGCAATAAAAGCCTGGGTCAGTTTAATTTGACGGATATTCCACCTGCTCCGCGCGGTATGCCGCAGATTGAGGTGACGTTTGATATTGATGCCAACGGTATTTTGCATGTATCGGCTAAAGACAAGGCAACTGGCAAGGAGAACAAGATCAAGATTCAAGCTAGCTCTGGCTTGTCTGAGGATGAAATCCAGAAAATGGTGCAAGATGCTGAAGCGCATGCCGAAGAAGACAAGAAAGCATTGGAACTGGTCACCAGTCGTAATCAATGCGACGCCATGATTCATTCAGTTAAGAAATCACTGGAAGAATATGGCGATAAACTGGATGGCGATGAGAAATCCAAGATTGAAGCAGCCTTGAAGGATGCGGAAGAAGCACTGAAATCGGATAATAAAGACGAGATTGATGTCAAAACACAAGCATTGACTGAAGCTTCGCATAAATTAGCTGAGAAAATGTATGCTCAGGAGCAAGCGCAGGCAGGTCAAGCTGATGCTGGATCAGCTGCAGCTGATCAATCTACTGAGCAGCCGGTCGAAGGCGAAGTGGTTGATGCTGAATTTGAGGAAGTTAAAGATAAGAAATAA